The nucleotide window TGGAGTATAACCGCATCCGTATCCATTCGTCGATCGGTTATCTGACTCCGTATTTGTACGAAAAAAGGTACTATGAGCAACTCCAGGCAGGATAAAAGTTGTGTCCACTTTCTTGACAGTGATCCACAACTGGAGCAGCACTGTTGATAACCCTATCGGTACGGCTCTTATGTGAAGTTCTTTGGTATCGATGGACAACATTTGGTGAATCTGCAGCTCTGGTAAGTCGAGCATTTCATTGATATACTTAGTCTGTCTCTGTGGGTTCTGTTACAGAGTTAAAAATTGGATTTATGGTAGGTAACTATAAGTAGATTCTGTGAGGAGTTTTAACGATGAATGGGTTTGAGGAACTTCTCTGAACGACATAAGTTTTATTTTAGGAGGGAACAGCATGGAAGTTTTTGCAGAATATTTAGCGCAGATTGATAACCCGCAACATCGAGCCCGAACGGAAGAAGTTTTGACTTGGGTGACCAAGAAATTTCCGAATTTAATGCCCAAAATTGCGTGGAACCAGCCTATGTTTACCGATCACGGCACATTTATTATTGGCTTTAGCGTATCCAGACATCATTTGGCTGTTGCCCCTGAAAGGGCGGGGATTATTCATTTTTCTGATCAGATTGTGCAGGCTGGCTATGATCACACCAAGCAGTTGGTACGTATCCCGTGGGATAGTCCGGTTGATTTCTCATTACTTGAGAAAATGATCGAGTTTAATATTTTGGATAAGGCAGACTGTTCAACTTTTTGGCGGAAATAAAAAAATATGATAGCCCTTAGAGGCATCAATTTGGGTTGCATGAGCTACACCCCGTTGATCGTTCCGCCGCCCGTTAAGCCGATTCGCCGAAACCCTTTGCTTTGCTGCTCACAGCCTTCCGCGAGATGCCGGAAGCCGTCCGAAGAATCGCCGCAGCTCCCGCCTGTGCGTATAGACGAGCAGCAGAGAATTGACCAGCCACAGTCCCAGGATGGCGCAGGAATAACCGCTTGCGGCCAAGTAGACGGACAGGAGCAGCATGCCGAATACGACTTGAAAGCCGTCCGCTTCGGCGGAGGTCGGCCTCCCCTTGTTGATCCATCGGGCGGCCGCCAGCAGCACGGCAAGGATGACGGCATAAGCCAGAGAAGCGGAGAATTCGGTCGCTGCGCTCCATACGCCGAAGGTGACCGCGATCGCCTTCCCGCCCCTCCCTTTCAAAAACGGAGAAAACGCGTGACCCAAGACGGGAGCCGCCGCGACCGGAACGATGGCATAACCGGAGACGTCCACGTCGATATGTTCGCTCATCGCGCGCGCCGTCTTCGGATTTGCGGTGATCTTGATGACCGGCTCGATCGGATTGCCGATGATGTTGCCTTGGCCCGCCGGGAAAAAATGCACCACGGCGCCGGCCGCCGCCATCAGCGTCACGCACTCGGCCGCGGCCGACGAAGTATCCATAAAGTACAAGCCCGGGCCGTTCCGCGGGGCTTCCGCCGGCTTCAAGACGCTGATCACCGGACGGCTTCCCGTCTTCTCGATGTTGCCGAGCGCCTTCTCTTCTATCGTGGACAGCCCGCCGGCGATATTGCCCTGCGTCGGCTGCGATCCCAGAACGTATTCGATCCTGAAGGATAAGATCATCAAGCGGGAGTTCAACCCCCGCCAGAAGCTCTCCATTCCGGAGCTCTCGGAGCAGCTCGGCGTAAGCCGGACGCCCGTCCGGGACGCCTTGAACCTTCTGGAGAAGGACGGATTGGTGAAGACCGTGTCCAAGGTCGGGACGTTTGTGACGGCCATCTCGGCGGAAGACGTTCTGGAAATCATGGATACCCGCCTGATGATCGAACATTGGGTGGTCGAGCATTTACCGAAACGGTCGGCGGCGGAGATTCAATCCGCCATTGCAAGCATGGAAAAAATACAGGAGGTTTCGACCTATGTCGTCGGCCACTCCCGCCTGGAAGCCTATCACGAAGGGGATTACAATCTGCTCTTTCATATGGAATTCATTAAATTGGGGGGAACAAAAAGATTCTGGAAGTGTACCGGAATATGATGAATTACCGCTTCCTTGCGATGAAAACCACCCTGACCACCAAGGAAATGGTGCTGCACTCCCTGAACCAGCACCAACAAATCATTCAAGCCCTCAAGTCGGGCTCGCAATCGGATTTGAAGCGGATCGTCAGCGAACATCTGGAGGATGCGAAAATCCGGTTATACCGGAATGTCAACCTGAACGGAGGAGAAATATGAGGAACATCGAGGGGGAGCCGCAAACCGTTACGGCTCTCCCTCTCGTCGCTGCGGGAATCACCCCTGTTGCGGCTGCAGGGAGCCCGCGGTCCGAGCCTTCGATCCAGGCCGGATCGCGAACAAGGCGATTGCCGCGGCGGCGGCCCCTATCCCCGCCATGCCCCAGAACAGAGACGGCGCATACGTCTTCATGAGATAAGCCGCCGCCGGCGGCCCTGCCGCGACGCCGGCGAACCTCATGCCGATGCGATGTACAGCGAACTGATGGTGCCCCGCTGCTTCTTCTCGATTCCTTCCGTGAGCAGCGCGTCCAGGCACGGAAGCGCCATCCCGATTCCGAACCCGGCGGTGCTTAGGCACGCGATGCGGCCCACGATGCCTTCGACGGCCAAGCAAGCGGCAGCGGCAGCGGCGGTTCTTCGTTCTGTTTCGGCTTCGGCTTTTTGACCCATGCGATCACGAGCACAACCGATATCAGGCACAAAGCGGGAACCGTCCAGAACGGAATGAACCAGGCGATGGCAGCGAGCGCGGAGCCCGCAATCGGACTCAGCACCTTGCCGAACGTATTGGCCGTCTCGATCAGACCGAGTCCGGAGCTGACTTCCTCCTCGCTCCTGAACATATCGCCGACCAAGGGCAGCACGATGGGCATCGCCCCGGCCGCTCCGATTCCTTGCAGCATGCGCCCCGCCAAAATGACGGCGTAGGCGTTGTTCGTCAGAAAAGCTCCCGCTCCGCATACGGCTCCGCCGATTCCGGCGACGATCAGACTTGGAATGATGACCACTTTGCGTCCCAACCGGTCGGACAAATAACCCGCCACCGGCGTAAACAAAATGGCCATGATCGAATACACCGTGATAACCCCTATTCTGCTCATTATTTCATGATGCATACCCCGGCTCCAGCGGAATCGAAGAAACAGGCGGAAGCGTCCGAGCCGGCTTTTCGCGCACCGCCCCGATGCCCATCGCCTGTTCCCGCCGGGGGCGCCGCAGGGAAAAACAATTAGAGCCAATT belongs to Paenibacillus thermoaerophilus and includes:
- a CDS encoding iron chaperone, translated to MEVFAEYLAQIDNPQHRARTEEVLTWVTKKFPNLMPKIAWNQPMFTDHGTFIIGFSVSRHHLAVAPERAGIIHFSDQIVQAGYDHTKQLVRIPWDSPVDFSLLEKMIEFNILDKADCSTFWRK
- a CDS encoding glycerol-3-phosphate acyltransferase, which translates into the protein MILSFRIEYVLGSQPTQGNIAGGLSTIEEKALGNIEKTGSRPVISVLKPAEAPRNGPGLYFMDTSSAAAECVTLMAAAGAVVHFFPAGQGNIIGNPIEPVIKITANPKTARAMSEHIDVDVSGYAIVPVAAAPVLGHAFSPFLKGRGGKAIAVTFGVWSAATEFSASLAYAVILAVLLAAARWINKGRPTSAEADGFQVVFGMLLLSVYLAASGYSCAILGLWLVNSLLLVYTHRRELRRFFGRLPASRGRL